The genomic DNA gattctagaatatactatatatcctagaaacctggttaaactataATTATGACATCATGGGTGAATTCTAGAATATATTATATATCCTAGACAATTTGACTCCCACAGGAAACCTACACTGGTAGTTATGGAAAGACCCATATACTGTAAAGCCATTGATTactgaagaatataacttataaatgcctcaaaTGTTTCAGCCGTATTACCCTACCAGAAACCACAACATAAGCTCGTATAACACCACTGTTTGTAATAAAGCACTAtatcctagaaacctggttaaactatcattatgacatcatgtatgaattctagaatatactatatatcctagaaacctggttaaactatcattatgacatcatggatgaattctagaatatactatatatcctagaaacctggttaaactatcattatgacatcatggatgaattctagaatatactatatatcctagaaacctggttaaactatcattatgacatcatggatgaattctagaatatactatatatcctagaaacctggttaaactatcattatgacatcatggatgaattctagaatatactatatatcctagaaacctggttaaactatcattatgacatcatggatgaattctagaatatactatatatcctagaaacctggttaaactatcattatgacatcatggatgaattccagaatatactatatatcctagaaacctggttaaactatcattatgacatcatggatgaattctagaatatattatatatcctagaaacctggttaaactatcattatgacatcatggatgaattccagaatatactatatatcctagaaacctggttaaaactatcattttgatccTTATTGACGGCCAGTCCTTGTACTCATAGTGCGGTGAATTCAGGGGGAGCCAACACCTTATAACTGTTACCCCAAGATGTCTGAACTTCTTGACGAGGTCGCTAGGGTTACGGTTTCTACAATATCGttctctatgaatttgagagtggttacacttCTCCTTCCCCTGTTAACCAAGTCTCTGGGAAGCCATTTTGTTGCTGCTTAAAAACCCACACAACCcagcaatctgcagttcaaacaataacaaagctgtAATTACACCACTATTTTGGTAATAAgatggatggggctggagaaatgtaactacagacagacctatggatgcaaggactgaccatccatgatatcaacattatagttttaaccatgttgaggctatacagtgttggtTTACATTGTTTTTAATCATTGGATTAAAAAAgcttatttggggttctgatggggtacaacagttgaactaacctcatgaggcatgtgttatattcttcaagaatcaatggctataaaTTAATAATTTAAAAGTCAAAATATGGATATAGCAACTACAGacttcccctttaacaccacacaTCAGTCCAACAACTGCAGAGTTTGTGCCTCTGTATTTAAGACAGTACTTACTAGTGTTTATCAGGGAACGGTTTCTCAAAACCATCTTATGGTTAAGTTCATCGTTAGAACCATTGGATGCCTTGAtttgcttttgggaaaccgggcccagataTCCAGTTTCCTCCTCCTTTTTCGACGTGACagtcatctccccatcctcctctttctctccctcctcttttttaattgtaacatcctcctcttctttcactgaaacgtctttctcttcttctttcacggtAACAGCCTCACCATCtccttgtttttgtattgtaacagcctcctcttcctcctcctctttcaccagagcttctttctccgtccagcagacctcctcttctttaACTGGAGGAGAGCAGCTTAGTGAACTCATGGTCGGGGATGTTAGATagctaggctaatgttaactTAACCAGCCAGCTAGATGACTAATAACAACACCGTAAATATGAAATTAAATGGGATAACTAACAAGGCGACAGAAGTGGTTTTAATACACAGTGGCTAATATACACGAAAGCGTCTACAGAGCTTTATTGGTTCGTCTATGTTGTCTATCAAGCTACGGaggtgtctgtctgactgttgttGCTGTTGAAAGAAGCGTTCCGTCCACTACATTATACGTCACACCAGCAGCATCGCCTTAAAGTCTCAGaccgccatctgctgactggagtgggtaacgcagttgagagaaaatgtatattttattttCAGACAAAATGTTAATGGGTAGGAAGCATGAGTTTTTACTCACCAATGTAACAACACTGTGTGGTTAAAGACTTAGTACATGAGTTGCAGACATGATCTGGTTACCTATAAGAACAAACAGGGTATCTTCTAAACTTCCCACAATTCACTATTTCTCAACGTAATGTGGATATAGTCTGTGCTACTGAGTTCatattgtaagtatatgcatgtcccttaaggtccttgtgtaattgtaatgtgatattgtacgcCCTAGCCCCGCCCCCAGCCCcgcccctagctcgattgtccattgtttatAATCTATATATACTTGTGTTCTCTCATGtactttatgtattgatttgttgttaataatacaaataaaaaataaaagtaaaaaactataaataaaacattaaaataaaaaaagagttGATATCCTAGTAAACCGTCCCCATTACATTAGGAAAcctgttgtaatgaacacttatgagtATGATGGGCGGAATCTTCTGGACTTTACTACCTTAaataaataatacttttaagatcaattggataaaacaattcctaagaagacccacttctatgtGAAATtgtattcctcatcatgtcttctctactcttggtggccttaacttcatgttgtaattttaatattgacaaagttccagtgaaatTGGAACTttgcatttctctacggctggtcagcaggttttcttgtcatggtccttaatttatatGCATAATTTTTCTCctcacagatattatatatggaatatatggaataatcgggattTATTGTATGAAAATACGTCTTtatttttagaatattggttctgAAATAACATCCTATTGGTGAgacaactggtaaatgcagagggtctttaactcagttataaggaattcttatcactttacaaggtccctgtaacaccgaaagattttgcaattgttttagatgccattccctcaggtgttgttTTAGTATTCAGGAATGTGTCAAGACCCTCAGAGccgaccttctattgaccctgttgactcatcagtaggaaagacctgaccctcagagccgaccttctattgaccctgttgactcatcagtaggaaagacctgaccctcagagcctaccttctattgaccctgttgactcatcagtaggaaagacctgaccctcagagcctaccttctattgaccctgttgactcatcagtaggaaagacctgaccctcagagcctaccttctattgaccctgttgactcatcagtaggaaagacctgaccctcagagcctaccttctgttgaccctgttgactcatcagtaggaaagacctgaccctcagagcctaccttctattgaccctgttgactcatcagtaggaaagacctgaccctcagagcctaccttctattgaccctgttgactcatcagtaggaaagacctgaccctcagagcctaccttctattgaccctgttgactcatcagtaggaaagacctgaccctcagagcctaccttctattgaccctgttgactcatcagtaggaaagacctgaccctctgagcctaccttctattgaccctgttgactcatcagtaggaaagacctgaccctctgagcctaccttctattgaccctgttgactcatcagtaggaaagacctgaccctctgagcctaccttctattgaccctgttgactcagtaggaaagacctgaccctcagagcctaccttctattgaccctgttgactcatcagtaggaaagacctgaccctcagagcctaccttctgttgaccctgttgactca from Oncorhynchus keta strain PuntledgeMale-10-30-2019 unplaced genomic scaffold, Oket_V2 Un_contig_2383_pilon_pilon, whole genome shotgun sequence includes the following:
- the LOC127921862 gene encoding cilia- and flagella-associated protein 251-like isoform X2, encoding MSSLSCSPPVKEEEVCWTEKEALVKEEEEEEAVTIQKQGDGEAVTVKEEEKDVSVKEEEDVTIKKEEGEKEEDGEMTVTSKKEEETGYLGPVSQKQIKASNGSNDELNHKMVLRNRSLINTRHHRTKGPFVMYLGPFGVPTEEDHQRRET